The Flavobacterium johnsoniae UW101 genomic interval TAAGTTTAGCCAACTTTTTAATGAGTACTTATCAAAGTTATCGTGTCGTTCACTGCAATAAAAACCCATCGGCTCTAACTATTGATTTTAGACTAATTCTTGAAATAAAGGGTAAAATTTATGCTTTAGAAAGTATGGGTGACCCTAATTCGGGGTTAGAGCGTCGTTTAGATGACATTATGGTTACATATAAACCAGATGTACTCGTTTGTGCAACCCGTACTAGAGGGAATACGGTCCTTGCAGTGCAAAACATTAAGGCCAAATATTCATCAGATTTAATATGGTCATCGACCTATCAAACTTCCCATAGTCATACTCTTGTAAATGATGCTAAAGCAGAACATTTACATGACTTAATGCGTAAATTAAGCTTAATATAATTACCGTCAATGTACCTATACAAAAACCAAAATAACCAAGTAAACAGCTTAAAAGAAAAACCATTTAAGCTTGAAAAAGAAATACAAAACTTGTTCGAAGCTAATTTGATTGCACTAAGTAATTTGCAATTTATTAAGTCGGAGTTTACTATCAAAAACAACCGAATTGATACTTTAGCATTTGATGAAGAAAGCAATGCTTTTGTAATTATCGAGTACAAGCGTAGCCAAAATTATAGTGTTATTGACCAAGGCGTTTCCTACCTCAACTTAATGCTCGAATACAAAGCTGATTTTATTGTTGAATACAACGAATCCCAAAAAGAAACGCTAAAACGTTCCGATGTCGATTGGTCACAAAGCCGAATCATATTCGTGTCTCCTTCTTTCACCGATTTCCAAAAACAATCCTCAAATTTCAAAGATTTATCCATTGAATTATGGGAAATCAAGCAGTTTGAAAATGATGTGATTGTAATTAACCCAATCAAAAAATCAAAATCGGCACCTAGTATAAAACAGGTACAAAACAATGACAATTCCGAAATCAGCAAAGTAACTCAAGAAATCAAAATCTATAATGAGGAAGACCATATCAGTGGTAAAAGCGATGATATAATTGAATTGTATGAAACCTTCAAAAATGCAATTCTGCAATTATCATCAGATATTGAAGTTGTTCCTAAAAAAATGTATGTCGCTTTCAAATTAAAGAACAATATTGTGGATATACGCATTCAACAAAAGAACCTCATCTTTTGGATTAACATGAAAAAAGGAACGCTTGATGATCCCAAAAATTTAGCTATTGATGCTTCCTCAAAGGGCCATTATGGTAATGGTGATTATGAATTATCTATTTCTGACACCCAAAATTTAGAATACATAATGAGTTTAATCAAACAGGCTTTATAATGGCATT includes:
- a CDS encoding DUF5655 domain-containing protein, giving the protein MYLYKNQNNQVNSLKEKPFKLEKEIQNLFEANLIALSNLQFIKSEFTIKNNRIDTLAFDEESNAFVIIEYKRSQNYSVIDQGVSYLNLMLEYKADFIVEYNESQKETLKRSDVDWSQSRIIFVSPSFTDFQKQSSNFKDLSIELWEIKQFENDVIVINPIKKSKSAPSIKQVQNNDNSEISKVTQEIKIYNEEDHISGKSDDIIELYETFKNAILQLSSDIEVVPKKMYVAFKLKNNIVDIRIQQKNLIFWINMKKGTLDDPKNLAIDASSKGHYGNGDYELSISDTQNLEYIMSLIKQAL